The Panicum virgatum strain AP13 chromosome 5K, P.virgatum_v5, whole genome shotgun sequence genome has a window encoding:
- the LOC120709117 gene encoding omega-hydroxypalmitate O-feruloyl transferase-like, protein MGVFELGVKQQGEPALVPPAEETPKGPYFLSNLDQNIAVIVQTVYCFRGAGDGDGSSASVVLRESLAKVLVHYYPLAGRMTISGEGKLAVDCTGEGAVFVEAEADCAMADIGDVTEPDPSVLGKLVYSVPGAKNILEMPLLAAQVTKFKCGGFVLGLAINHCMFDGVGAMEFVNSWGETARGLPLSLPPALDRAVLRARDPPQLEFPHHEFAQITDDDGADEVAPPPHDGAPLLYRSFRFTAASISRLKALAPLEGRPCTTFEALAGFVWSARTRALGMAPSRRSKLLFAVDGRPRFAPPLPAGYFGNAIVLTSAACAAGELAAASLPRAVRLVRGAVEAVTDAYMRSAVDYFEATRARPSLASTLLITAWSRLPFRAADFGWGPPAAYGPAALPEKEVALFLSCGDGEERGGGVRVLLGLPPAAMAEFQRLVEEVTAA, encoded by the exons ATG GGTGTGTTTGAGCTTGGCGTCAAGCAGCAAGGGGAGCCGGCGCTGGTGCCGCCGGCGGAGGAGACGCCCAAGGGCCCCTACTTCCTCTCCAACCTGGATCAGAACATCGCCGTCATCGTGCAGACCGTGTACTGCTTCAGgggggccggcgacggcgacggcagcaGCGCCAGCGTCGTGCTGAGGGAGTCCTTGGCGAAGGTGCTCGTCCACTACTacccgctcgccggccggaTGACGATCAGCGGCGAGGGGAAGCTGGCCGTCGACTGCACGGGCGAAGGCGCTGTCTTCGTGGAGGCCGAGGCGGACTGCGCCATGGCGGACATCGGCGACGTCACCGAGCCCGATCCGTCGGTGCTCGGCAAGCTCGTGTACAGCGTCCCCGGCGCCAAGAACATACTCGAGATGCCGCTGCTTGCGGCCCAG GTGACCAAGTTCAAGTGTGGCGGCTTCGTGCTCGGGTTGGCCATCAACCACTGCATGTTCGACGGCGTCGGCGCCATGGAGTTCGTCAACTCGTGGGGCGAGACGGCACGCGGCCTCCCGCTCTCGCTCCCGccggccctcgaccgcgccgtcCTCCGCGCGCGCGACCCGCCGCAGCTCGAGTTCCCACACCACGAGTTCGCGCAGAtcaccgacgacgacggcgccgacgaggtcgccccgccgccgcacgacgGCGCGCCGCTCCTGTACCGGTCGTTCCGGTTCACGGCGGCGTCCATCTCGCGGCTCAAGGCGCTGGCGCCGCTGGAGGGCCGGCCGTGCACCACGTTCGAGGCGCTGGCCGGGTTCGTGTGGAGCGCGCGCACGCGGGCGCTGGGGATGGCGCCCTCGCGGCGGAGCAAGCTCCTGTTCGCCGTGGACGGGCGGCCGCGgttcgcgccgccgctgcccgcggGGTACTTCGGCAACGCCATCGTGCTCACcagcgcggcgtgcgcggcgggggagctggcggcggcgtcgctgcCGCGCGCCGTGCGGCTGGTGCGCGGCGCCGTGGAGGCGGTGACGGACGCGTACATGCGGTCGGCCGTGGACTACTTCGaggcgacgcgcgcgcggccgtCGCTAGCGTCGACGCTGCTCATCACGGCGTGGTCGCGGCTGCCGTTCCGCGCGGCCGACTTCGGGTGGGGCCCGCCCGCGGCGTACGGGCCCGCGGCGCTCCCCGAGAAGGAGGTGGCTCTGTTCCTGTCGTGCGGGGATGGGgaggagcggggcggcggcgtccgcgttCTGCTGGGGCTGCCGCCCGCGGCCATGGCCGAGTTCCAGCGGCTCGTGGAGGAGGTGACCGCGGCATGA
- the LOC120709118 gene encoding auxin-responsive protein SAUR24-like, with protein sequence MATVVTTTSTSKPPVVRKSLISRTLQRCKSGLSAGGSGRASPAGCFSVYVGPERERFVVRAECANNPLFQRLLDDAEREYGYAAQGPLALPGCDVDAFLDVLWQMEHDEADGGGGQQLDAAASSPICGLQSGIKGRAAGYRMLSPRSSSPVVGGGRR encoded by the exons ATGGCGACGGTGgtgacgacgacgtcgacgagCAAGCCGCCGGTCGTGAGGAAGAGCCTCATATCAAGAACCCTGCAGCGGTGCAAGTCCGGGCTGAGCGCCGGCGGCTCCGGCCGGGCGTCGCCGGCGGGGTGCTTCTCGGTGTACGTTGGCCCCGAGCGGGAGCGCTTCGTGGTGCGCGCCGAGTGCGCCAACAACCCGCTGTTCCAGCGCCTCCTCGACGACGCCGAGCGCGAGTACGGCTACGCGGCGCAGGGCCCGCTTGCTCTGCCCGGCTGCGACGTCGACGCGTTCCTCGACGTGCTGTGGCAGATGGAGCACGAcgaggccgacggcggcggcggccagcagctcgacgccgccgcctcgtcgcccATATGCGGCTTGCAGAGCGGCATCAAGGGCCGCGCAGCCGGGTATCGGATGCTCAGCCCGAGGTCATCATCTCCGGTGGTCGGCGGGGGGAG GAGATGA
- the LOC120709119 gene encoding formin-like protein 20 has product MSAGFNKQILAQKLAKLNSSQQSIETLSHWCVFHHRYCRLVVETWDCEFHVASSERRLSLLYLANDIMQNSRKEGNGYITEFMRVIPAALNEVLTIRDDLGRNVVKRLIDIWEDRKIFDTQGQSLKDDFFRRLKDIRNKLKNPAGELLEKVVSSYKHVLNAPMDEDTLMRKCQAAIINFDELNKAYGNNSFFGSSNQSGVEELQQQHSILRNSIEQLKMSESLRATLIHHLKEALNEQELKVEQVRGQLQAAQSRYKKAGELCQGLGIDVEKPQPSNQGLKSSLSETHASISPDSASTKSLQRGQSSAVLYSQEGNGAGHNAISANVLTKLAVGAVSDKISDSVLPSRANGGNTAVKIDEHSSGNKRQKLEDDTHISQPQSESPPPPPPFPHPDAFQPPPPPEYPPSPEPSPPPPPPTSTPPHIIPPPPPDTMPPPIISALPPTAGTFVPFPAGPPGPMYGAFPFTPVVNFPMNIPPGFHSPPTPPPAFQGLSGTFYGPPFPTAPPPTDKK; this is encoded by the exons ATGAGCGCGGGTTTTAACAAGCAGATCTTGGCTCAGAAGCTCGCAAAGCTTAATAGCTCACAACAGAGCATTGAGA CTTTATCACATTGGTGTGTATTTCATCATCGCTACTGCCGACTAGTTGTAGAAACATGGGATTGCGAGTTCCATGTTGCTTCTAGTGAGAGGAGGCTATCTTTGCTGTACCTCGCAAATGATATTATGCAGAATAGCAGAAAGGAAGGCAATGGATATATAACTGAGTTCATGAGGGTCATCCCTGCTGCCTTGAATGAAGTGTTGACTATCAGAGATGATCTTGGACGGAATGTTGTAAAAAGACTG ATTGACATATGGGAAGACCGTAAAATATTTGATACTCAGGGACAGAGCCTTAAGGATGACTTTTTCAGGAGGTTAAAGGACATAAGAAACAAGTTG AAAAATCCGGCTGGTGAGCTGCTGGAGAAGGTTGTCTCAAGCTACAAACATGTACTGAATGCTCCTATGGATGAGGACACTCTGATGCGAAAATGTCAAGCTGCTATTATTAATTTCGATGAACTCAATAAAGCATACGGAAATAACTCGTTTTTTG GTAGCAGCAATCAATCTGGTGTTGAGGAGCTGCAGCAACAACATAGCATACTCAGAAACTCCATTGAACAACTCAAAATGTCAGAATCACTGAGGGCCACTCTTATTCATCATTTGAAGGAAGCACTGAATGAGCAG gaGCTCAAAGTGGAACAAGTGAGAGGCCAGCTTCAG GCAGCTCAATCTCGATACAAGAAAGCTGGTGAGCTCTGCCAGGGGCTTGGAATTGACGTGGAAAAACCTCAGCCATCTAACCAAGGGCTTAAATCCAGTCTCTCTGAAACGCATGCTTCCATTTCCCCAGATTCAGCTAGTACAAAATCTCTTCAGAGGGGACAGTCAAGTGCAGTGTTGTATTCACAGGAGGGAAATGGTGCTGGGCACAATGCCATATCAGCTAATGTATTGACGAAGCTTGCTGTAGGTGCTGTTTCAGACAAGATCAGTGATAGTGTTTTGCCTTCACGAGCCAATGGGGGCAATACTGCAGTGAAGATAGATGAGCACTCTTCTGGTAACAAGAGGCAGAAGCTAGAGGATGACACACATATTTCTCAGCCTCAATCAgagtcaccaccaccaccacccccgtTCCCGCATCCTGATGCATttcaaccaccaccaccaccagagtATCCTCCATCACCGGAGCCTAgccccccaccaccaccgccaacTTCAACGCCACCCCATATAATTCCCCCGCCTCCGCCAGACACAATGCCACCCCCAATTATCTCAGCTCTACCACCAACAGCTGGTACATTTGTACCTTTTCCTGCTGGACCTCCTGGTCCAATGTATGGCGCTTTTCCATTTACTCCTGTGGTCAACTTTCCCATGAACATTCCACCTGGTTTCCACAGTCCTCCAACTCCACCTCCAGCTTTTCAAGGATTATCGGGTACATTCTATGGGCCTCCATTCCCCACAGCACCCCCACCAACAGACAAGAAATAA
- the LOC120709120 gene encoding disease resistance protein RPP13-like → MAETAITTVLAKVSELVAWEAAVLLEVGDDVRLLRDKLEWLHTFIRDADRRRRLRDDEFVAVWVRQTRDVAFEAEDALDDFLHRAGRRGRAARNRAAPGCAAGWWPGCAGEVALRHDLYGRIRQIKKRLDEISANRAAYNIEHTPAPAWATSCSSATTLAAWDDLEEYTVGLGKYSDMLKEQLLDDAVAARAVVSISGESSIGKTTLARKVYQSPEVRNHFEIRTWTVLPHKCRAADVLRDIHKQMTSQLRRAPSRQVAAEDGKACGGPGKDISNQLHKSMAGRRYLVVVDGSIAVTDWNSLRASLPDEGNGSRVLLITDSAGLEAVGHAGGHAYEPVELTRLSPENTYEVFRRRVFGRGDCPGRYKSRYYQDVFRITRGLPLSIVILAGVLRSKELPAEWDEVMAQLAPAREQQHKGGSSSSSRRIMSLAFDDLPHHLKSCFLYLAAMRESTPVDAQRLVRLWVAEGFVRPRRGSTMEEVGQGYLKELISRCVVQLVDKDEFGAVQTVVVHDRLHAFAQDEAQEASFVESHDGTDVLAPATVRRLAVVSSTTDRYVQLSNALPKLRSIICDLVEGRSNSNNRCIRCSDLGFLHASKFLRVIDIQGLELKKLPNEIGSMIHIRYLGLQCGDLEKLPSSIGNLVNLQSLILGGRHHVLEVTAAFWRIPTLRHVVAPFALPSRALGDLPSLQTLHGVQPRGWDGGAGNPLAKAANLRSLELSELTANHAGALEAALESLDLLVHLSLRGDSLPASVFSVPSLRRLQSLKLWGAVDAPEGPAGAEDVRYIRPNLTRLSMWSTMVRQKFVNMLAELPSLGELTLMLDAYDGDRLAFGDAGFRSLHRLKLALPKLEDWAVGAGSMPGLATLTLYRCARMRMLPEALAGMEQLEEVVLYSMPDMVGRIKEGQGQDHHKVKHVPVIQTIY, encoded by the exons ATGGCGGAGACGGCGATCACGACGGTGCTCGCCAAGGTGTCGGAGCTGGTGGCGTgggaggcggcggtgctgctCGAGGTGGGCGACGACGTGCGCCTCCTCCGCGACAAGCTCGAGTGGCTCCATACCTTCATCCGCGACGCCGACCGcaggcgccgcctccgcgaCGACGAGTTCGTCGCCGTCTGGGTGCGCCAGACCCGGGACGTCGCCTTCGAGGCCGAGGACGCGCTCGACGACTTCCTCCACCGCGCCGGCCGGAGGGGGAGGGCCGCCCGGAACCGCGCCGCACCGGGATGCGCCGCCGGCTGGTGGCCCGGgtgcgccggcgaggtcgcgctCCGGCATGACCTCTACGGCCGCATCCGCCAGATCAAGAAGCGCCTCGACGAGATCTCCGCCAACCGCGCCGCCTAcaacatcgagcacacccccgCGCCGGCCtgggccacctcctgctcctccGCCACCACGCTCGCCGCCTGGGACGACCTGGAGGAGTACACGGTTGGGTTGGGCAAGTACAGCGACATGCTGAAAGAGCAGCTCCTGGacgacgccgtggccgcgcgcgccgtcgtGTCCATCTCCGGCGAGAGCAGCATCGGCAAGACGACGCTGGCGCGGAAGGTGTACCAGAGCCCCGAGGTGCGCAACCACTTCGAGATCCGCACGTGGACGGTGCTCCCGCACaagtgccgcgccgccgacgtcctCCGCGACATCCACAAGCAGATGACCTCCCAGCTGCGGCGGGCTCCGTCCAGGCAGGTCGCCGCCGAAGACGGCAAGGCGTGCGGGGGCCCCGGCAAGGACATCAGCAACCAGCTGCACAAGAGCATGGCGGGGAGGCGGTACCTTGTGGTCGTCGACGGCAGCATCGCCGTCACCGACTGGAACAGCCTGCGCGCCTCGCTCCCCGACGAGGGCAACGGCAGCAGGGTGCTCCTGATCACGGACTCGGCGGGCCTGGAGGCGGTCGGGCACGCCGGGGGGCACGCGTACGAGCCGGTCGAGCTGACCCGGCTCAGCCCGGAGAACACGTACGAGGTGTTCCGGCGGCGGGTGTTCGGGCGCGGCGACTGCCCCGGCCGGTACAAGTCGAGATACTACCAGGACGTGTTCCGGATCACGCGCGGCCTGCCGCTGTCCATCGTCATCCTCGCCGGCGTGCTGCGGTCCAAGGAGCTGCCGGCGGAGTGGGACGAGGTGATGGCGCAGCTGGCCCCGGCGCGGGAGCAGCAGCACAAagggggcagcagcagcagcagccgtcgGATCATGTCGCTGGCCTTCGATGACCTGCCGCACCACCTCAAGTCGTGCTTCCTGTACCTGGCGGCGATGCGGGAGAGCACGCCGGTGGACGCGCAGCGGCTGGTGCGCCTGTGGGTGGCGGAGGGGTTcgtgcggccgcggcgcgggagcACCATGGAGGAGGTCGGGCAGGGGTACCTCAAGGAGCTCATCTCCCGCTGCGTGGTGCAGCTGGTGGACAAGGACGAGTTCGGCGCCGTGCAGACGGTGGTGGTGCACGACCGGCTGCACGCCTTCGCGCAGGACGAGGCGCAGGAGGCCAGCTTCGTCGAGAGCCACGACGGCACCGACGTGCTCGCGCCGGCCACCGTGCGCCGCCTCGCCGTTGTCAGCTCCACCACCGACAGGTACGTGCAGCTCAGCAACGCGCTGCCCAAGCTGCGCTCCATCATCTGCGACTTAGTGGAGGGTcgcagcaacagcaacaacaggtGCATCCGGTGCAGCGACCTGGGCTTCCTCCATGCCTCCAAGTTCCTCCGTGTCATCGACATCCAGGGGCTCGAGCTCAAGAAGCTCCCAAACGAGATCGGCTCCATGATCCACATCAG ATACCTGGGCCTCCAATGCGGCGACCTGGAGAAGCTCCCGAGCAGCATCGGCAACCTCGTCAACCTGCAGTCGCTCATCCTCGGCGGCCGCCACCACGTCCTGGAGGTGACCGCGGCGTTCTGGAGGATCCCCACGCTGCGGCACGTCGTCGCGCCGTTCGCGCTGCCGAGCCGCGCCCTGGGCGACCTGCCCAGCCTCCAGACGCTGCACGGCGTGCAGCCCCGGGGctgggacggcggcgccggcaaccCGCTGGCCAAGGCCGCCAATCTGCGGTCGCTGGAGCTCAGCGAGCTGACCGCCAACCACGCCGGCGCGCTCGAAGCCGCGCTGGAGAGCCTCGACCTCCTGGTGCACCTCTCGCTGCGCGGCGACTCGCTGCCGGCGAGCGTGTTCAGCGTGCCGAGCCTCCGCCGGCTGCAGAGCCTCAAGCTCTGGGGCGCCGTGGACGCGCCGGAGGGCCCCGCCGGCGCGGAGGACGTCCGGTACATCCGGCCGAACCTGACCCGGCTGTCGATGTGGAGCACGATGGTGAGGCAGAAGTTCGTCAACATGCTGGCGGAGCTGCCGAGCCTGGGCGAGCTGACGCTGATGCTGGACGCCTACGACGGCGACCGGCTGGCGTTCGGGGACGCTGGGTTCCGGAGCCTGCACAGGCTCAAGCTCGCCCTGCCCAAGCTGGAGGACTGGGCGGTGGGCGCGGGCTCCATGCCGGGGCTCGCCACGCTGACGCTGTACCGGTGCGCCAGGATGCGGATGCTCCCGGAGGCGCTCGCCGGGATGGAGCagctggaggaggtggtgctctACAGCATGCCCGACATGGTGGGCAGGATCAAGGAGGGCCAAGGGCAGGACCACCACAAGGTCAAGCACGTCCCCGTCATCCAGACCATCTACTGA
- the LOC120709121 gene encoding delta(3,5)-Delta(2,4)-dienoyl-CoA isomerase, peroxisomal-like has product MAGGDHGSSDAAAELRRGFETLAVTRPDPSAGFYEVRLNRPAQRNALSPAAFAEIPRAMSLFDRLPAARAVVLSAAGPHFCAGIELGGPGNPLTAAAAGGADPAAAAEGLRRVIFGMQEALTAIERCRKPVIAAVHGACIGGGVDVVAACDIRCCSRDATFVLKEVDMALVADLGALQRLPRIVGYGNAADLALTGRKITAMEAKEMGLVSRVFDSKKDLDAGVAKIAKEIAEKSAWAVMGTKAVLLRSRDVTVEQGLEHVATWNAAMLRSNDLKEAIRAFLEKRKPVFSKL; this is encoded by the exons ATGGCGGGCGGCGACCACGGCTcctccgacgcggcggcggagctccggcggggcTTCGAGACCCTCGCCGTGACCCGGCCGGACCCGTCCGCGGGCTTCTACGAGGTCCGTCTCAACCGCCCCGCGCAGCGCAACGCGCTCAGCCCGGCCGCCTTCGCCGAGATCCCGCGCGCCATGTCCCTCTTcgaccgcctccccgccgcgcgcgccgtcgtGCTCTCCGCCGCGGGGCCCCACTTCTGCGCCGGCATCGAGCTCGGCGGGCCCGGGAACCCGCtcaccgcggccgccgccgggggcgccgaccccgcggccgcggccgagggGCTCCGCCGCGTGATCTTCGGGATGCAGGAGGCGCTCACGGCCATCGAGCGGTGCCGGAAGCCCGTCATCGCCGCGGTGCACGGCGCTTGCATCGGAGGCGGCGTCGACGTCGTCGCGGCCTGCGACATCCGCTGCTGCTCCAGGGACGCCACGTTCGTGCTCAAGGAGGTGGACATGGCCCTCGTCGCCGACCTCGGCGCGCTGCAGCGCCTGCCGCGGATCGTCGGCTACGGGAACGCCGCAGACCTCGCGCTCACGGGGCGCAAAATCACCGCCATGGAGGCCAAGGAGATGGGCCTTGTCAGCAGGGTCTTCGATTCCAAGAAAGACTTGGATGCCGGCGTTGCAAAAATcgccaaag AGATAGCTGAGAAGTCGGCATGGGCAGTGATGGGAACCAAGGCTGTTTTGCTCAGAAGCAGGGATGTGACTGTAGAACAAGGCCTGGAGCATGTAGCCACATGGAATGCGGCGATGCTGAGATCTAACGATCTAAAAGAGGCCATCAGAGCCTTCCTGGAGAAGCGGAAGCCTGTGTTCTCCAAGCTGTAA
- the LOC120709122 gene encoding uncharacterized protein LOC120709122, translated as MTMNVQILSIPQMIDCSFHFVSPSIYKEQPSPKIEAMSIGSQSEIEIEIEIMKDMQPTLTYSAFPQAYTPAIKRMPRPAHLFSEITIPTSTYITRTMVARIINASTFCAPGSFKRITRSPSARASSAVAPPSPMTVYPMSL; from the exons ATGACAATGAATGTCCAAATTCTCTCAATCCCCCAGATGATTGATTGTTCTTTTCATTTTGTCAGTCCCAGCATATACAAG GAGCAGCCAAGCCCAAAGATAGAGGCCATGAGCATTGGCAGCCAGTctgagatagagatagagatagagatcaTGAAGGATATGCAGCCTACACTAACCTATAGTGCATTTCCTCAAGCCTACACTCCGGCTATAAAAAGGATGCCAAG GCCAGCACATCTTTTTTCagaaataacaatcccaacctCTACGTATATTACTCG AACGATGGTGGCAAGAATCATAAATGCTTCAACCTTCTGTGCCCCGGGTTCATTCAAACGAATAACAAGATCGCCCTCGGCACGAGCTTCATCAGCGGTGGCTCCTCCATCACCTATGACGGTGTACCCTATGTCACTATGA